A portion of the Streptomyces coeruleoprunus genome contains these proteins:
- a CDS encoding MarR family transcriptional regulator gives MPKPLSLPFDPIARADELWQQRWGPVPAMAAITSIMRAHQILLGEVDAVVKPYGLTFARYEALVLLTFSKSGELPMSKIGERLMVHPTSVTNTVDRLVRSGLVDKRPNPNDGRGVLASITDKGREVVEAATADLMAMDFGLGAYDAEECAEIFAILRPLRVAAGDFEEK, from the coding sequence GTGCCGAAGCCGCTCAGTCTCCCGTTCGACCCCATCGCCCGCGCCGACGAACTCTGGCAGCAGCGCTGGGGACCCGTGCCCGCCATGGCCGCGATCACCTCGATCATGCGCGCGCACCAGATTCTGCTCGGTGAGGTCGACGCCGTGGTCAAGCCGTACGGACTGACCTTCGCGCGGTACGAGGCGCTGGTGCTGCTCACCTTCTCCAAGTCCGGCGAGCTGCCCATGTCGAAGATCGGCGAGCGGCTCATGGTCCACCCGACGTCCGTGACGAACACGGTCGACCGCCTCGTCCGGTCGGGTCTGGTCGACAAGCGGCCCAACCCCAACGACGGGCGCGGCGTCCTCGCCTCCATCACCGACAAAGGTCGTGAGGTCGTCGAGGCGGCCACCGCCGACCTGATGGCGATGGACTTCGGGCTCGGCGCGTACGACGCGGAGGAGTGCGCGGAGATCTTCGCGATCCTGCGGCCGCTGCGGGTCGCGGCGGGCGACTTCGAGGAGAAGTAG